The following proteins are co-located in the Cupriavidus pauculus genome:
- a CDS encoding CHAD domain-containing protein, protein MENELKLPTDLAQRPNAGDSTARPDPHTDTRSATTAARLTLKRRDTVESAFCKILHNCLDQVHANAPLVAAGDSPEGVHQMRVGLRRFRSALDLFEGVVTLPDGMEEEVKWLADELGRARDWHVLANATLRQVDAGDDQRDALRETSAAALSIEQARQADAAQAVTSPRYAELMQALDQWLTTAPWRDGTDSARTKQLDANAIDHADKVMRKRHRKLVQRGRGLHKLDAHRRHRARIAAKKLRYATEFFAGLFRPKTLKPYRRVLSKLQDDLGWGNDMAVADGLLSHLELHHRKASAGASYARGFLAARVQDDRDNQRKLWKRFRATGRPVAVRG, encoded by the coding sequence ATGGAGAACGAACTGAAGCTGCCGACCGACCTGGCACAGCGGCCGAACGCCGGCGACTCGACGGCGCGGCCCGACCCGCACACCGACACCCGCTCGGCCACCACGGCGGCCCGGCTGACGCTGAAGCGGCGCGACACCGTGGAATCGGCGTTCTGCAAGATCCTGCACAACTGCCTGGACCAGGTGCACGCCAACGCGCCGCTGGTGGCGGCCGGCGATTCACCGGAAGGCGTGCACCAGATGCGCGTGGGGCTGCGCCGCTTCCGCTCCGCGCTGGACCTGTTCGAGGGCGTGGTGACGCTGCCGGACGGCATGGAGGAAGAAGTGAAGTGGCTGGCCGACGAACTGGGCCGCGCGCGCGACTGGCACGTGCTGGCGAATGCCACGCTGCGCCAGGTGGATGCCGGCGACGACCAGCGCGACGCGCTGCGCGAAACCAGCGCCGCCGCACTGTCGATCGAGCAAGCGCGCCAGGCCGATGCCGCCCAGGCGGTCACCTCGCCGCGCTACGCCGAGTTGATGCAGGCACTCGACCAGTGGCTCACGACCGCCCCGTGGCGCGACGGCACTGATTCGGCCCGCACGAAGCAGCTCGATGCCAACGCCATCGACCATGCGGACAAGGTGATGCGCAAGCGCCACCGCAAGCTGGTCCAGCGCGGACGCGGGCTGCACAAGCTCGACGCGCACCGCCGCCACCGCGCCCGGATCGCGGCCAAGAAGCTGCGCTACGCCACCGAGTTCTTCGCCGGCCTGTTCCGGCCGAAGACGCTGAAGCCCTACCGGCGCGTGCTGTCGAAGCTGCAGGACGACCTGGGCTGGGGCAACGACATGGCCGTGGCCGACGGACTGCTCAGCCACCTGGAACTGCACCACCGCAAGGCCTCCGCCGGCGCCAGCTACGCGCGCGGCTTCCTGGCCGCCCGCGTGCAGGACGACCGCGACAACCAGCGCAAGCTGTGGAAGCGGTTCCGCGCCACCGGGCGGCCGGTGGCGGTCAGGGGTTGA
- a CDS encoding tripartite tricarboxylate transporter substrate binding protein has protein sequence MYPSPALRAGRRSALKLLLAAATVSVLPPALAQGGKPLRLVLPISAGSGVDAIVRAAGPALGKTLGQPVVIENLPGAGGISGAAAVVKAAPDGNTLGVVSNNHVINPSVFKSMPFDAIKDITPISVIGATQLVLVANPKLPARSVRELTALLKSRPDGYNMASSGNGTIIHLAGELFLSEAGVRANHIPYKGTGPMITDLIGGQVDFGVVALNAALPHIKAGTLRAIGLCGDERSAVAPDIPTIAEQGLSHYDVEGWFAVVGPAGMKPADVKRLHDAFATAFASPEVVEALRKQATVVKPTTPEAAAQFFRSEASRYAALVRKANVKVE, from the coding sequence ATGTACCCATCCCCCGCATTGCGGGCCGGCCGGCGGTCGGCTCTGAAACTGCTGCTGGCCGCGGCCACGGTATCGGTGCTGCCGCCGGCCCTGGCCCAGGGCGGCAAGCCGCTGCGACTGGTGCTGCCGATCAGCGCCGGCTCCGGCGTCGATGCCATCGTGCGCGCGGCCGGCCCCGCGCTGGGCAAGACGCTGGGCCAGCCCGTGGTGATCGAGAACCTGCCCGGCGCCGGCGGCATCAGCGGCGCGGCCGCCGTGGTCAAGGCCGCGCCGGACGGCAACACGCTGGGCGTGGTGTCGAACAACCACGTCATCAACCCCAGCGTCTTCAAGTCGATGCCGTTCGACGCCATCAAGGACATCACGCCGATCAGCGTAATCGGCGCCACGCAACTGGTGCTGGTGGCCAATCCGAAGCTGCCGGCGCGGTCGGTCAGGGAACTGACGGCGCTGCTCAAGTCCAGGCCGGACGGCTACAACATGGCGTCGTCGGGCAACGGCACGATCATCCACCTGGCCGGCGAACTGTTCCTGAGCGAAGCCGGCGTGCGCGCCAACCATATCCCGTACAAGGGTACCGGCCCGATGATCACCGACCTGATCGGCGGCCAGGTCGACTTTGGCGTGGTGGCGCTGAACGCCGCGCTGCCGCACATCAAGGCCGGCACGCTGCGCGCCATCGGCCTGTGCGGTGACGAGCGGTCGGCCGTGGCGCCGGACATCCCGACCATCGCCGAGCAGGGGCTGTCGCACTACGACGTGGAAGGCTGGTTCGCCGTGGTGGGCCCGGCCGGGATGAAGCCGGCCGACGTCAAGCGCCTGCACGACGCCTTCGCCACTGCGTTCGCCAGCCCCGAGGTGGTCGAGGCGCTCCGGAAGCAGGCCACCGTGGTCAAGCCCACCACGCCCGAGGCGGCCGCCCAGTTCTTCCGCAGCGAGGCCAGCCGCTATGCGGCGCTGGTCAGGAAGGCCAACGTCAAGGTCGAATAA
- a CDS encoding ABC transporter ATP-binding protein — protein MISFQNVSKRYLVGHVPTTVLQNVSFTIGRGTALGICGANGAGKSTLMRLAAGVELPTSGQVQRTFSVSWPLGYSSAFQSSLTGADNARFIARVYGKPIDDTLAFVNDFAELGRYFRMPVHAYSAGMSARLAFAISLAVDFDCYLIDEVTAAGDARFRQRCHDALRARLANAALIMVSHDPSTLTDFCNTGAVLHNGTLRRFDTIDDALHAHHDLQRAPA, from the coding sequence ATGATTTCCTTCCAGAACGTCAGCAAGCGCTATCTCGTGGGGCATGTTCCGACCACCGTCCTTCAAAACGTTTCCTTCACCATCGGCCGTGGCACCGCGCTTGGCATCTGCGGTGCCAATGGCGCTGGAAAGTCCACGCTGATGCGCCTGGCCGCGGGCGTGGAGCTGCCCACCAGCGGCCAGGTGCAACGTACGTTCTCTGTGTCGTGGCCGCTGGGCTACAGCAGCGCGTTCCAGAGCAGCCTGACCGGGGCCGACAATGCACGCTTCATCGCGCGCGTGTACGGCAAGCCGATCGACGACACGCTCGCGTTCGTCAACGACTTTGCCGAGCTGGGCCGCTACTTCCGCATGCCGGTGCATGCCTACTCGGCCGGCATGTCGGCGCGGCTGGCGTTCGCGATCTCGCTGGCCGTGGATTTCGACTGCTACCTGATCGACGAGGTGACGGCAGCCGGCGACGCCCGCTTCCGCCAGCGTTGCCACGACGCGCTGCGCGCCCGGCTGGCCAACGCGGCGCTGATCATGGTTTCGCACGACCCGTCCACGCTGACCGATTTCTGTAACACCGGGGCCGTCCTGCACAACGGCACGCTGCGCCGCTTCGACACCATCGACGACGCGCTGCACGCCCACCATGACCTGCAACGGGCGCCAGCCTGA
- a CDS encoding hydroxymethylglutaryl-CoA lyase has protein sequence MTSHPQARPAPWPRHAVIREVGLRDGLQSLQTIVPTAQKIAWIAAAHAAGQREIEVGSFVPARLLPQLADTAELVAFARTLPGLFVSVLVPNLRGAESAIASGADLMLVPLSASHAHSLANLRKTPDDVVAEVARIRAARDAAGSKTLIEGGVGTAFGCTIQGHVDADEVLRLLQALLDAGADRVSLADTVGYADPRAVRALFERALRIGGERFHCGHFHDTRGLGLANVLAALDTGVTRFDACLAGIGGCPHAPGASGNVASEDLAYMLASVGIDTGVDIDALLALRREVAQMLPGETLHGTLWRAGLPRTFAPAAARAAA, from the coding sequence ATGACATCCCATCCCCAAGCCCGGCCGGCGCCATGGCCGCGCCACGCCGTGATCCGCGAAGTCGGCCTGCGCGACGGGCTGCAGAGCCTCCAGACCATCGTGCCGACCGCGCAGAAAATCGCGTGGATCGCGGCCGCCCATGCCGCCGGCCAGCGCGAGATCGAGGTGGGCTCGTTCGTCCCGGCCCGGCTGCTGCCGCAACTGGCCGACACGGCCGAGCTGGTCGCGTTTGCCCGCACGCTGCCGGGGCTGTTCGTCTCGGTGCTGGTGCCGAACCTGCGCGGCGCCGAAAGCGCCATCGCCAGCGGTGCGGACCTGATGCTGGTGCCGCTGTCGGCCAGCCATGCCCATAGCCTGGCCAACCTGCGCAAGACGCCCGACGACGTGGTGGCCGAGGTGGCCCGCATCCGGGCCGCGCGCGACGCCGCCGGATCGAAGACGCTGATCGAAGGTGGCGTGGGCACGGCCTTCGGCTGCACGATCCAGGGCCATGTCGACGCCGACGAGGTGCTGCGGCTGCTGCAGGCGCTGCTGGATGCCGGGGCCGACCGCGTCAGCCTGGCCGACACGGTCGGCTACGCCGATCCGCGCGCGGTGCGAGCGTTGTTCGAGCGGGCGCTGCGGATCGGCGGCGAGCGCTTTCACTGCGGCCACTTCCACGACACGCGCGGCCTGGGCCTGGCCAACGTGCTGGCCGCGCTGGATACCGGCGTCACGCGCTTCGACGCCTGCCTGGCCGGCATCGGCGGCTGCCCGCACGCGCCCGGCGCCAGCGGCAACGTGGCGTCCGAAGACCTGGCCTACATGCTCGCCAGCGTGGGCATCGACACCGGCGTCGACATCGACGCGCTGCTGGCCCTGCGCCGCGAGGTCGCGCAGATGCTGCCTGGCGAGACGCTGCACGGCACGCTCTGGCGCGCCGGCCTGCCCCGGACATTCGCGCCGGCCGCCGCCCGCGCCGCCGCCTGA
- a CDS encoding LysR family transcriptional regulator, with amino-acid sequence MRDLDLTSLRLFVAVCETRNMARAGEQEHIVASAISKRLSQLEQTVGAALFERRRRGVIPTAAGEILLEHARAILAATDRAARDMRDHGTGVRGQVRLLATVSSMAESLPDDIASFLVQPAHRDIRVSIEENLSKDVVRALREGSAPLGVCWDAADLEGFETRPYRTDSLSAVVHPSHPLADQPGCAFAQTLDFEHVGMPGQTAVHTMLMRQAAILGKPMAYRVVVSSFDASLRCVRANLGLAIVPREVVGTLEASLGVRVVPLTDDWAQRRFAIVFRAASSLSPAARLLVEHLAAAAHAAAPVIARSS; translated from the coding sequence ATGCGTGATCTCGACCTCACCTCCCTGCGCCTGTTCGTCGCCGTCTGCGAGACGCGGAACATGGCGCGCGCCGGCGAGCAGGAGCACATCGTCGCGTCGGCCATCAGCAAGCGGCTGTCCCAGCTGGAGCAGACCGTGGGCGCCGCGCTGTTCGAGCGGCGGCGGCGCGGCGTGATTCCGACCGCGGCCGGCGAGATCCTGCTGGAGCACGCGCGGGCCATCCTGGCCGCCACCGACCGCGCCGCGCGCGACATGCGCGACCACGGCACCGGTGTGCGCGGCCAGGTGCGGCTGCTGGCGACGGTGTCGTCGATGGCCGAGTCGCTGCCCGACGACATCGCCAGCTTCCTGGTCCAGCCTGCGCACCGCGACATCCGCGTGTCGATCGAGGAAAACCTGAGCAAGGACGTGGTGCGGGCGCTGCGCGAGGGGTCGGCGCCGCTGGGCGTCTGCTGGGACGCCGCCGACCTGGAAGGCTTCGAGACCCGCCCGTACCGCACCGATTCGCTGTCGGCCGTGGTGCATCCGTCCCATCCGCTGGCCGACCAGCCGGGCTGCGCGTTCGCGCAAACGCTGGATTTCGAGCACGTCGGCATGCCGGGCCAGACCGCGGTCCATACGATGCTGATGCGCCAGGCCGCGATCCTGGGCAAGCCGATGGCGTACCGCGTGGTGGTGTCGTCGTTCGACGCGTCGCTACGCTGCGTGCGCGCCAACCTGGGGCTGGCCATCGTGCCGCGCGAGGTGGTCGGCACGCTGGAGGCATCGCTGGGCGTGCGCGTGGTGCCGCTGACCGACGACTGGGCGCAGCGCCGCTTTGCCATCGTGTTCCGGGCCGCGTCGAGCCTGTCGCCGGCGGCGCGGCTGCTGGTGGAACACCTGGCCGCCGCCGCTCACGCAGCCGCGCCGGTCATCGCCAGGAGTTCGTGA
- a CDS encoding glycosyltransferase family 4 protein, whose protein sequence is MSTILRTDQSRPARDAVAPRHAPVVIPALPCAQPPVDLGVGIDARTWSLGAGTGVATYARSLGASLARAGVAVHWLGGGRSARTPGGAARESAPARWLAALRTGTREAVFERHAGLAEPQHRVHDGGRLFREAQSYFNLHQRLMRVRCAAPPAIMHWTYPLPLYLEGARNVYTVHDLIPLTHPRLTSIGAARHLRLLREIVAQADHLVTVSDASRAEIIDVLGCPPAFVTNTSQAVHAALQRDPGLPAGLRPGGYFICCGMPEARKNLPRLVAAHRTAQTSRALVVAGPIARDIPQIESMLARSPGVIRLPWLPQAELMALIRQARAMLFPSLAEGFGLPVAEAMALGTPVMTSNAGALREVGGGHALHVDPRDTHAMARAIRALDRDDQLCRRLRAAGFEQVAAFAPRGYAQRLLALYADVCGATARGVA, encoded by the coding sequence ATGAGCACGATCCTTCGGACCGATCAATCGCGGCCGGCGCGCGATGCGGTGGCGCCACGCCACGCGCCCGTGGTCATTCCTGCATTGCCTTGCGCGCAACCGCCCGTGGACCTGGGTGTTGGCATCGATGCCCGCACGTGGAGCCTCGGCGCCGGCACCGGGGTGGCCACCTATGCGCGCTCGCTCGGCGCGAGCCTGGCGCGTGCCGGCGTGGCGGTGCACTGGCTCGGTGGCGGCCGGTCTGCGCGTACGCCGGGGGGCGCGGCACGCGAGTCCGCGCCCGCGCGATGGCTGGCCGCGCTGCGCACCGGCACGCGAGAGGCCGTCTTCGAGCGTCACGCGGGCCTGGCCGAACCCCAGCATCGCGTGCACGATGGGGGCCGTCTGTTCCGCGAGGCCCAGAGCTACTTCAACCTTCACCAGCGCCTGATGCGCGTGCGCTGCGCCGCGCCGCCGGCCATCATGCACTGGACCTATCCGCTGCCGCTGTACCTGGAAGGCGCGCGCAACGTCTACACCGTCCATGACCTGATCCCGCTCACGCATCCGCGCCTGACGTCGATCGGTGCCGCGCGGCACCTGCGCCTGCTGCGCGAGATCGTTGCGCAGGCGGACCATCTGGTGACCGTCTCCGACGCCTCGCGCGCCGAGATCATCGACGTACTCGGTTGCCCGCCCGCGTTCGTCACCAATACCTCGCAGGCCGTGCACGCGGCGCTGCAGCGCGATCCGGGCCTGCCGGCCGGCCTGCGGCCAGGCGGCTACTTCATCTGCTGCGGCATGCCCGAAGCGCGCAAGAACCTGCCGCGCCTGGTGGCGGCCCATCGCACCGCGCAGACGTCCCGCGCGCTGGTGGTGGCCGGCCCCATCGCGCGCGACATCCCGCAGATCGAGTCGATGCTCGCGCGCTCGCCGGGCGTGATCCGGCTGCCCTGGCTGCCGCAGGCGGAGCTGATGGCGCTGATCCGCCAGGCGCGCGCGATGCTGTTCCCGTCGCTGGCCGAGGGCTTTGGCCTGCCCGTGGCGGAGGCCATGGCGCTGGGCACGCCGGTGATGACCAGCAATGCTGGCGCGCTGCGCGAAGTAGGGGGCGGCCACGCGCTGCACGTCGACCCGCGCGACACGCATGCCATGGCCCGCGCCATCCGGGCGCTGGACCGCGACGACCAGTTGTGCCGCCGCCTGCGTGCCGCCGGCTTCGAGCAGGTGGCCGCGTTTGCCCCGCGCGGTTACGCGCAGCGGCTGCTGGCGCTCTATGCCGATGTCTGCGGCGCCACCGCGCGCGGCGTCGCCTGA
- a CDS encoding glycosyltransferase family 4 protein, which translates to MRIGVDGFNLALPNGSGVATYARTLAWSLARMGHDVDLVYGLAVGARTAAPLREVLFFDALDRPRRVSRNRLAAIGTACADVLGRTAVHVPRTDSVIARGLEARVPDSSRLFTSPDLFDAAARHFRRHGRFLRLRVPDPPDIMHWTYPLPVRIEGARNIYTIHDLVPLRLPYTSLENKRYHYRLVRACLRDGDHVCTVSEASRADLLRMFPAADPARITNTWQAVMPVPLADADDGARLATAFELAPRGYFLYFGAIEPKKNIGRLVEGYLAAQVDTPLVIVGARAWKSAAETRLLHGDGGHPLRGVSERIRRYDYLPRPWLMTLVRQARAVAFPSIYEGFGLPVLEAMAVGTPVLTSNVASLPEVAGDAALMVDPYSVSDIAAGFRRLDADADLRAQLSALGPRQAQRFAPEPYQARLRAMYARVLSLPDSP; encoded by the coding sequence ATGCGCATCGGTGTGGATGGATTCAATCTGGCGCTGCCGAATGGCTCCGGCGTGGCCACCTACGCCCGCACGCTGGCGTGGTCGCTCGCGCGGATGGGGCACGACGTGGACCTCGTCTACGGCCTCGCGGTCGGGGCACGCACCGCCGCGCCGCTGCGCGAGGTGCTGTTTTTCGACGCGCTGGACCGGCCGCGCCGCGTGTCGCGCAACCGGCTGGCGGCCATCGGCACGGCCTGCGCCGACGTCCTGGGGCGCACGGCGGTACACGTGCCGCGCACGGACAGCGTCATCGCCCGTGGCCTGGAAGCGCGCGTGCCCGACAGCAGCCGGCTCTTCACGAGCCCCGACCTGTTCGACGCGGCGGCGCGGCATTTCCGGCGCCACGGCAGGTTTCTGCGGCTGCGCGTGCCCGATCCGCCGGACATCATGCACTGGACCTATCCGCTGCCCGTGCGGATCGAAGGCGCGCGCAACATCTACACGATCCACGACCTGGTACCGCTGCGCCTGCCGTACACGTCGCTGGAGAACAAGCGCTACCACTACCGGCTGGTGCGCGCGTGCCTGCGCGACGGCGACCACGTCTGCACCGTGTCCGAAGCCAGCCGGGCCGACCTGCTGCGGATGTTTCCCGCCGCCGACCCCGCGCGCATCACGAACACCTGGCAGGCCGTCATGCCCGTGCCGCTGGCCGATGCCGACGATGGCGCGCGGCTGGCAACCGCGTTCGAGCTGGCGCCGCGCGGATACTTCCTGTACTTCGGCGCCATCGAGCCGAAGAAGAACATTGGCCGGCTCGTGGAGGGCTACCTGGCCGCGCAGGTCGACACGCCGCTCGTCATCGTCGGCGCGCGGGCCTGGAAGAGCGCGGCCGAGACGCGGCTGCTGCACGGTGACGGCGGCCATCCGCTGCGCGGCGTCAGTGAGCGCATCCGCCGCTATGACTACCTGCCGCGTCCGTGGCTGATGACGCTGGTGCGCCAGGCGCGCGCCGTGGCCTTCCCGTCGATTTACGAAGGCTTTGGCCTGCCGGTGTTGGAGGCCATGGCGGTGGGCACGCCGGTGCTGACGTCGAACGTGGCGTCGCTGCCCGAGGTGGCCGGCGACGCGGCGCTGATGGTCGATCCGTACAGCGTGTCCGACATCGCGGCCGGCTTCCGGCGGCTCGATGCCGACGCCGATCTCCGCGCGCAACTGTCCGCCCTGGGCCCGCGCCAGGCGCAGCGGTTTGCGCCCGAACCCTATCAAGCCAGGCTGCGCGCGATGTACGCGCGCGTGCTGTCCCTTCCCGATTCACCATGA
- a CDS encoding CaiB/BaiF CoA transferase family protein translates to MQQDNSLPLAGIRVVEFTHMVMGPTCGMILADLGAEVIKVEPPGGDKTRNLPGLGIGFFRAFNRNKKSVILDITTDEGRAAAAELAGQSDVLLENFRPGLMEKLGLDYATLSSRYRHLIYVSHKGFLPGPYEKRLALDEVVQMMGGLSYMTGPRGRPLRAGTSVNDIMGGMFGAIGVLAALRERDRTGQGQEIQSALFENCVFLASQHMQQFAMTGEAPPPMPSRVSAWSVYDVFTLADDAQLFIGAVSDKQFVTLCHVLGHPALLERPEYRDNASRVAVRPQLLQELGAILATRRADELSPQLEAAGIPYAPIVRPDQLLDDPHLKASGGLVPMQADDGSMAPTVLLPLLMGGRRPGVQRPLPRPGEHTEEILGRLRGR, encoded by the coding sequence ATGCAACAAGACAACTCCCTTCCGCTGGCCGGCATCCGCGTGGTCGAATTCACGCACATGGTCATGGGGCCGACGTGCGGCATGATCCTGGCCGACCTTGGCGCCGAAGTGATCAAGGTGGAGCCGCCCGGCGGCGACAAGACGCGCAACCTGCCCGGCCTGGGCATCGGCTTCTTCCGCGCGTTCAACCGCAACAAGAAGAGCGTGATCCTGGACATCACGACCGACGAAGGCCGCGCTGCCGCCGCCGAACTGGCCGGCCAGAGCGACGTGCTGCTGGAGAACTTCCGCCCCGGGCTGATGGAAAAACTCGGGCTCGACTACGCCACGCTGTCCAGCCGGTATCGCCACCTGATCTACGTCTCGCACAAGGGCTTCCTGCCCGGCCCGTACGAAAAGCGGCTGGCGCTGGACGAGGTGGTGCAGATGATGGGCGGGCTGTCGTACATGACCGGGCCCAGGGGCCGGCCGTTGCGCGCGGGGACGTCGGTCAACGACATCATGGGTGGCATGTTCGGCGCCATCGGCGTGCTGGCCGCGCTGCGCGAGCGCGACCGTACCGGCCAGGGGCAGGAGATCCAGAGCGCGCTGTTCGAGAACTGCGTGTTCCTGGCGTCGCAGCACATGCAGCAGTTCGCGATGACCGGCGAGGCGCCGCCGCCGATGCCGTCGCGCGTGTCGGCCTGGAGCGTCTACGACGTCTTCACGCTGGCCGACGACGCCCAGCTTTTCATCGGCGCCGTCAGCGACAAGCAGTTCGTCACGCTCTGCCACGTGCTCGGCCACCCGGCGCTGCTGGAGCGACCCGAATACCGCGACAACGCCTCGCGCGTGGCGGTGCGCCCGCAACTGCTGCAGGAACTGGGCGCGATCCTCGCCACCCGCCGCGCCGACGAACTGTCGCCGCAGCTCGAAGCCGCCGGCATCCCGTATGCGCCAATCGTCCGGCCCGACCAGTTGCTCGACGACCCGCACCTGAAGGCCAGCGGCGGGCTGGTGCCGATGCAGGCCGACGACGGCTCGATGGCGCCCACCGTGCTGCTGCCGCTGCTGATGGGCGGGCGCCGTCCCGGCGTGCAGCGGCCGCTGCCAAGGCCGGGCGAGCACACCGAGGAAATCCTCGGGCGCCTGCGCGGGCGCTGA
- a CDS encoding DNA/RNA non-specific endonuclease, whose translation MRWLNDLSTSQMKALVEATAAERRRVRQLLKEGRPEQAEQDPVRRRAFSVKSGVSMGMPESVSGTNDFQPVSFLVDGATARRCVCRVQIELDGATESATAFLISPSLIMTNQHVIRSVDHARAAELVFDDEINGAGQPVAPTVFVLDPDRLAVFSPEAELDYAIVAVGHRVQGAGALADFGYVPLSDAKDKHRKGMAVNIIQHPRGRKKTIAIRNNFLLDRRDQYLIYDTDTLPGTSGSPAFNDDWEVIALHHYGQGDNEDDAAGTRQAVVNVGIRVSAIYTDLKQRTETLAAGPQKDLLVDALSRYAAARPATRQQLERRPPPVPVPALRLSGQPERARLDRDYANRSGFDGGFINGLDIDLGQLVRGIQARTLPLLDGTTPGLLHYQNFSAIVHAARRLALFTATNIDGPTYIELKRSPAPREPEREAWYRDPRVDPAGVIDDTFYAAWSALFDRGHLTRRADATWGDFAARAETDTFHFPNCTPQHFLFNQGDNLWQGIEQYVLERGVRTIEGARLSVLQGPVFNDETDLWADDVQIPSAYWKLVAWHGASGLKAVALLADQRDVLDINRGDAHPAKGVDAGIRKFVVPVPQLETMTGLDLSAFRAIDTAGGQVPTPGERFREVRDLDDIPLR comes from the coding sequence ATGCGCTGGCTGAACGACCTATCCACGAGTCAGATGAAGGCGCTGGTCGAGGCCACCGCCGCCGAGCGGCGGCGCGTGCGCCAGTTGCTGAAGGAGGGCCGGCCCGAGCAGGCCGAGCAGGACCCGGTGCGCCGGCGCGCGTTCTCGGTCAAGAGCGGGGTGTCGATGGGCATGCCCGAGTCGGTGTCGGGCACCAACGACTTCCAGCCGGTCAGCTTCCTGGTCGATGGCGCCACGGCGCGGCGTTGCGTCTGCCGTGTGCAGATCGAGCTCGACGGCGCCACCGAGAGCGCCACCGCGTTCCTGATCAGCCCGTCGCTGATCATGACCAACCAGCATGTGATCCGCAGCGTGGACCACGCGCGCGCCGCCGAGCTGGTGTTCGACGACGAGATCAACGGCGCCGGCCAGCCCGTGGCGCCCACCGTGTTCGTGCTGGACCCCGACCGGCTGGCGGTGTTCTCGCCCGAGGCCGAGCTGGACTACGCCATCGTGGCCGTGGGCCACCGCGTGCAGGGCGCCGGCGCGCTGGCCGATTTTGGCTACGTGCCGCTCAGCGACGCCAAGGACAAGCACCGCAAGGGCATGGCCGTCAACATCATCCAGCACCCGCGCGGGCGCAAGAAGACCATCGCCATCCGCAACAACTTCCTGCTGGACCGGCGCGACCAGTACCTGATCTACGATACCGACACGCTGCCGGGCACGTCGGGCTCACCCGCGTTCAACGACGACTGGGAAGTGATCGCGCTGCATCACTACGGCCAGGGCGACAACGAGGACGACGCGGCGGGCACGCGCCAGGCCGTGGTCAACGTCGGTATCCGGGTCAGCGCGATCTACACCGATCTCAAGCAACGCACCGAGACCCTGGCGGCTGGCCCGCAGAAAGACCTGCTGGTCGATGCGCTGAGCCGCTACGCCGCGGCGCGGCCCGCCACGCGGCAGCAACTGGAACGCCGTCCGCCGCCGGTGCCGGTGCCGGCGCTGCGGCTCAGCGGCCAGCCGGAGCGTGCGCGGCTGGATCGAGACTACGCCAATCGCAGCGGCTTCGACGGCGGCTTCATCAACGGGCTCGACATCGATCTCGGCCAGCTTGTGCGCGGCATCCAGGCCCGGACGCTGCCGCTGCTGGACGGCACCACGCCCGGCTTGCTGCACTACCAGAATTTCAGCGCCATCGTCCATGCCGCGCGCCGGCTGGCCCTGTTCACGGCGACCAATATCGACGGCCCGACCTACATCGAGCTGAAGCGCAGCCCGGCGCCGCGCGAGCCCGAGCGCGAAGCGTGGTACCGCGACCCGCGCGTGGACCCGGCCGGCGTTATCGACGATACGTTCTACGCGGCCTGGAGCGCGCTGTTCGACCGGGGACACCTGACCCGCCGCGCCGATGCCACCTGGGGCGATTTCGCCGCGCGTGCCGAGACCGATACCTTCCACTTTCCGAACTGCACGCCGCAGCACTTCCTGTTCAACCAGGGCGACAACCTCTGGCAGGGCATCGAGCAATACGTGCTGGAGCGCGGCGTGCGGACCATCGAGGGCGCCCGGCTGTCGGTGCTGCAGGGACCGGTCTTCAACGACGAGACCGACCTCTGGGCCGACGACGTGCAGATCCCGTCCGCCTACTGGAAGCTCGTGGCGTGGCACGGCGCCAGCGGGCTCAAGGCCGTGGCGCTGCTGGCCGACCAGCGCGACGTGCTGGACATCAACCGCGGCGACGCGCACCCGGCCAAGGGCGTGGACGCCGGCATCCGCAAGTTCGTGGTGCCGGTGCCGCAGCTGGAGACGATGACCGGGCTCGACCTGTCCGCGTTCCGCGCCATCGACACGGCCGGTGGCCAGGTGCCCACGCCGGGAGAGCGCTTCCGCGAAGTGCGCGACCTCGACGACATCCCGCTGCGCTAG